Proteins from a single region of Deltaproteobacteria bacterium:
- a CDS encoding P-II family nitrogen regulator — translation MMIMIRAIVRPEKSDEVLAALMDAGFPAVTKYSVAGRGKQRGIKIGEVTYDEIPKTMLMSVVRADDKDFVIRTIMEAAKTGTKGAFGDGKVFVSPVEEVYTISSGLREGVEEVAA, via the coding sequence ATGATGATCATGATCCGGGCCATAGTCCGGCCTGAAAAGAGCGACGAGGTCCTGGCGGCCCTGATGGACGCCGGGTTTCCGGCCGTGACCAAATATTCCGTGGCCGGCCGCGGCAAACAGCGGGGCATCAAGATCGGCGAGGTGACCTACGATGAGATCCCCAAGACCATGCTCATGAGCGTGGTCCGAGCCGATGACAAGGATTTCGTCATCCGGACGATCATGGAGGCGGCCAAGACCGGGACCAAGGGGGCCTTTGGCGACGGAAAGGTCTTCGTCAGTCCCGTGGAGGAGGTCTACACCATCAGTTCCGGTCTGCGCGAGGGCGTGGAGGAGGTCGCGGCATGA